A region of Mycolicibacterium brumae DNA encodes the following proteins:
- a CDS encoding NADP-dependent oxidoreductase, whose protein sequence is MARSNSGWVLGRRPDGADDLELSDLPVPELGEDQILVRNVYLSIDPTNRVWLSDREQYLPPVGVGEVVRGVTVGVVEESASQRFVPGDAVVLGEGGWQRYSVYDAASAGRIRRRDGVPLTASVSVLGTTGLTAYVGLIDICRPKPAETLVVSAAAGAVGSIVGQIGKIKGARVVGIAGGPEKCRWIIDDLGFDAAIDYKNEDVGAALDRLCPDGIDMDFENVGGPIMDAVYARMNRGGRMAVCGLISQYNSDEPMAGPRDFGRVLMQRLTIQGFVILDHFHRAREAYSDLAGWIQAGQLQWKDHVLDGLEAAPEALNRLFTGDHDGKLMVQVSDAPF, encoded by the coding sequence ATGGCCCGGAGCAATAGCGGATGGGTGCTGGGCCGACGGCCCGACGGCGCCGACGATCTGGAGCTGTCCGATCTGCCGGTCCCGGAGCTCGGCGAGGACCAGATCCTGGTGCGCAATGTGTACCTCTCCATCGACCCGACCAACCGGGTGTGGCTCAGCGACCGTGAGCAGTACCTGCCGCCGGTCGGCGTCGGCGAGGTCGTCCGCGGCGTCACCGTCGGGGTGGTCGAGGAGAGCGCCTCGCAGCGGTTCGTCCCGGGCGACGCGGTGGTGCTCGGCGAAGGCGGCTGGCAGCGGTACTCGGTCTACGACGCCGCCTCGGCCGGGCGCATCCGCCGCCGCGATGGCGTTCCACTGACGGCCTCGGTGTCGGTGCTCGGCACCACCGGGTTGACCGCCTACGTCGGGCTGATCGATATCTGCCGGCCAAAACCCGCTGAAACGCTGGTGGTCTCGGCCGCCGCCGGCGCCGTCGGCTCCATCGTCGGCCAGATCGGCAAGATCAAGGGCGCGCGGGTGGTCGGCATCGCCGGCGGGCCGGAGAAGTGTCGCTGGATCATCGACGATCTCGGCTTCGACGCCGCCATCGACTACAAGAACGAGGACGTCGGCGCGGCGTTGGACCGGTTGTGTCCAGACGGAATCGATATGGACTTCGAGAACGTCGGCGGTCCGATCATGGACGCCGTCTACGCCCGGATGAACCGCGGCGGCCGGATGGCGGTGTGCGGGTTGATCTCGCAGTACAACTCCGATGAGCCGATGGCGGGCCCGCGGGACTTCGGCCGAGTCCTCATGCAGCGGTTGACGATTCAGGGTTTCGTGATCCTGGACCACTTCCACCGCGCGCGGGAGGCCTACTCAGATCTGGCGGGTTGGATCCAGGCCGGGCAACTGCAATGGAAGGACCACGTGCTGGACGGCTTGGAGGCGGCGCCGGAGGCGCTGAACCGG
- a CDS encoding acyl-CoA dehydrogenase family protein encodes MSTDTHAARVADAARAVVRDHPPREVPAAEFFGACYDAGLSWIHFPEGLGGLGLSRGLQGVADAVFQEAGAPSPYDLNIIGYGMAAPTVVEHAQTEELKRQWLRPLASTEDIWCQLFSEPGAGSDLAGLATSAVRDGDDWVVNGQKVWTTLAHCSRWAILIARTDPDMPKHKGLTYFVVDMNSPGVDVRPLRQMTGQAEFNEVYLNDVRVPDAYRLGAVGGGWGVAMTTLMNERSTIGAAGLRRGYGTIADAVALWAQRPELRTPVKRDHLTELWLRAEAQRLTSERARVSATVRGPGPEGSIDKLVGAELNQRIYEFCMDLLGAESTLYHDYSMREITAENANVGGPVQERFLRSRANTIEGGTSEVLRNILGERILGLPGDLRADSGRPWREVPRG; translated from the coding sequence TTGAGCACCGACACCCACGCCGCACGGGTGGCCGACGCCGCACGCGCCGTCGTGCGGGATCACCCGCCACGGGAAGTCCCGGCCGCCGAGTTCTTCGGCGCCTGCTACGACGCCGGCCTGTCCTGGATCCACTTCCCCGAGGGCCTCGGCGGCCTCGGGTTGTCACGCGGACTGCAGGGCGTGGCCGACGCGGTGTTCCAGGAGGCCGGGGCGCCGTCGCCGTATGACCTGAACATCATCGGCTACGGGATGGCAGCCCCCACCGTCGTTGAGCACGCCCAGACCGAGGAGCTCAAGCGACAGTGGCTGCGCCCGCTGGCCTCCACCGAGGACATCTGGTGCCAGCTGTTCTCCGAACCGGGAGCCGGGTCGGATCTGGCCGGATTGGCCACCTCCGCGGTCCGCGACGGCGACGACTGGGTGGTCAACGGCCAGAAGGTGTGGACCACGCTGGCGCACTGCTCCCGCTGGGCCATCCTGATCGCCCGCACCGATCCCGACATGCCGAAGCACAAAGGCCTGACCTACTTCGTCGTCGACATGAACAGCCCCGGCGTGGACGTGCGCCCGCTACGCCAGATGACCGGGCAGGCCGAATTCAACGAGGTCTACCTCAACGACGTCCGGGTCCCGGACGCCTACCGACTGGGCGCGGTCGGCGGCGGCTGGGGCGTCGCGATGACGACGCTGATGAACGAGCGCAGCACGATCGGCGCAGCCGGGCTGCGGCGCGGTTACGGGACCATCGCCGACGCCGTCGCGCTGTGGGCGCAGCGGCCCGAGCTGCGCACCCCGGTCAAGCGCGACCACCTGACCGAGCTGTGGCTGCGCGCCGAGGCGCAGCGGCTCACCTCCGAACGGGCCCGGGTGTCGGCGACCGTCCGCGGACCGGGCCCGGAGGGCTCCATCGACAAACTCGTCGGCGCGGAGCTCAACCAGCGGATCTACGAGTTCTGCATGGACCTGCTCGGTGCGGAATCGACGCTGTACCACGACTATTCGATGCGCGAGATCACCGCCGAGAACGCCAATGTCGGCGGCCCGGTGCAGGAGCGGTTCCTGCGCTCACGCGCCAACACCATTGAAGGCGGCACCTCGGAGGTGCTGCGCAACATACTCGGCGAGCGGATCCTGGGCCTACCCGGGGATCTGCGCGCCGATTCCGGACGACCCTGGCGTGAGGTGCCCCGTGGCTGA
- a CDS encoding acyl-CoA dehydrogenase family protein, whose translation MADIEEFAFTPEQQELRAAVRRFAADHSDEETVRKLMDSTPRFDEKSWLRLGSELGVLGLGVPEELDGSGGGIVDAAILVEELGAMLFCGPIYGTVMLAIPALVAAPDSPARDAILGPLVAGERTAACALGERAGQFDAGAVTVRAAESDGQWTLTGTIPQMVDAGAADDLLIAATGPDGVALYAVEADAPGARRTELSTLDPTRPQAAVGFDGVFARRLADPAQTAAVCSHALQVASVLLAAEQVGGGQHLLDLSVAYAKERLQFGRPIGSFQAVKHRIANMFVEQEHGRSAAYHGAWALQDRTDDPALVASIAQAACSVTFSRIAADTIQVHGGIGFTWEHQAHLYFKRAFTDAALLGSAEAHRDRIAGAVLDSATTDYTVEVATG comes from the coding sequence GTGGCTGACATCGAAGAGTTCGCGTTCACCCCCGAGCAGCAGGAGCTGCGCGCCGCGGTGCGCCGGTTCGCCGCCGACCATTCCGACGAGGAAACCGTCCGGAAGCTGATGGACTCCACCCCGCGATTCGACGAAAAGTCTTGGCTACGGCTGGGTTCGGAGCTCGGCGTGCTGGGCCTGGGCGTCCCCGAGGAGCTCGACGGCTCCGGCGGTGGGATCGTCGACGCCGCGATCCTCGTCGAGGAACTCGGCGCGATGCTGTTCTGCGGCCCGATCTACGGCACCGTCATGCTGGCCATCCCGGCGCTGGTCGCGGCGCCTGACTCACCGGCGCGCGACGCCATCCTGGGCCCGCTGGTGGCCGGTGAGCGCACCGCCGCCTGCGCGCTCGGCGAACGGGCCGGGCAATTCGACGCCGGCGCGGTCACCGTGCGGGCGGCCGAATCCGACGGACAGTGGACGCTGACCGGAACCATCCCGCAGATGGTCGACGCCGGAGCGGCCGATGACCTGCTCATCGCGGCCACCGGCCCGGACGGGGTGGCACTGTACGCCGTGGAGGCCGACGCGCCGGGCGCGCGGCGCACCGAACTGTCCACCCTGGACCCGACCCGCCCGCAGGCCGCTGTCGGATTCGACGGGGTGTTCGCCCGCCGGCTCGCCGACCCCGCGCAAACCGCCGCGGTCTGCTCGCACGCGCTGCAGGTGGCCTCGGTGCTGCTGGCCGCCGAGCAGGTCGGCGGCGGGCAGCATCTGCTCGACCTCAGCGTCGCTTACGCCAAGGAGCGGTTGCAGTTCGGCCGGCCGATCGGATCATTTCAGGCGGTCAAGCACCGGATCGCGAACATGTTCGTCGAGCAGGAACACGGCCGGTCGGCGGCCTATCACGGCGCCTGGGCGCTGCAGGACCGCACCGACGACCCGGCGCTGGTCGCGTCCATCGCTCAGGCGGCCTGCTCGGTGACGTTCTCCCGGATTGCGGCCGACACCATCCAGGTGCACGGCGGCATCGGGTTCACCTGGGAGCACCAGGCACACCTGTACTTCAAGCGGGCGTTCACCGACGCCGCGCTGCTGGGCAGCGCCGAGGCGCACCGGGACCGGATCGCCGGCGCGGTTCTCGACTCTGCCACAACGGATTACACGGTCGAGGTGGCGACCGGATGA
- a CDS encoding SDR family NAD(P)-dependent oxidoreductase, producing MSRLTGKVAIVTGSSRGIGAATARRLASDGATVVVNYVASQDKADAVVDSIEAAGGRAVAMRADMGNWSQAQELVRKAATDLGRLDVLVNNAVQEVGREPIDDVTEAFTRKQFDVNILGPIATMQAAAPLFPEDGGRIINISSCVTVFPLPWSTVYVATKAGLEAATRSLAAELGPRNITVNSIGVGFTNTDLIGTNTQEQDDALIARTPLGRIGEPEDIADAVSLLASPDARWITGQLVLATGGIVP from the coding sequence ATGAGCAGACTGACAGGCAAGGTTGCGATCGTCACCGGCTCGTCGCGAGGGATCGGCGCGGCGACTGCCCGCCGGTTGGCATCAGACGGGGCGACCGTGGTGGTGAATTACGTTGCGTCCCAGGACAAGGCGGACGCCGTCGTCGACAGTATCGAGGCAGCCGGTGGAAGAGCCGTCGCGATGCGGGCGGATATGGGGAACTGGTCGCAAGCTCAGGAGCTTGTCCGAAAGGCGGCCACCGACCTGGGCCGCCTCGACGTCCTGGTCAACAACGCGGTGCAGGAGGTGGGCCGCGAGCCCATCGACGACGTCACCGAGGCGTTCACCCGCAAGCAGTTCGACGTCAACATCCTGGGTCCTATCGCGACCATGCAGGCGGCAGCCCCGTTGTTCCCGGAGGACGGCGGGCGAATCATCAATATCAGCTCGTGCGTCACGGTCTTTCCGCTGCCGTGGAGCACGGTCTACGTCGCGACCAAGGCGGGACTGGAGGCGGCGACCCGCTCGCTGGCCGCCGAACTCGGGCCGCGCAACATCACCGTGAACTCGATCGGGGTGGGGTTCACCAACACCGACCTGATCGGGACGAACACCCAGGAGCAGGACGACGCGCTGATCGCGCGGACGCCGCTGGGACGCATCGGGGAGCCCGAAGACATCGCCGATGCGGTGTCGCTGCTGGCGTCGCCGGATGCCCGGTGGATCACCGGCCAGCTGGTGCTGGCCACTGGTGGCATCGTGCCCTGA
- a CDS encoding SDR family NAD(P)-dependent oxidoreductase, with protein sequence MLSFAGQVAIVTGAGRGIGRATALALGKRGAKVLVNDYGGSFDTMTAGTTEVAQAVVEEIKAAGGDAVADGSSVGTAESARGIVEAAVNAFGRVDILVNNAGGSRPFHAVDEDTDGHLEGEIRTNLIGAMTLMRRVWPLMREQGYGRIVNTSSNTVLGQQGMLGYVAAKGGVIGISSAAAIEGKPLGILVNTVFPQAYTRSVEETADPGAMEWFRSHTPELVGEGVAYLCSRDCDASGGLFRIGGGRFSRYAVYGNAGVSDDALTAEFVAEHFEQASDMSAAEHVTDAAYDMTRFNAALAANWQGDLKEDWKK encoded by the coding sequence ATGTTGAGCTTTGCGGGACAGGTCGCGATCGTCACCGGCGCGGGCCGCGGAATCGGCCGCGCCACCGCCCTCGCGCTGGGTAAACGTGGCGCAAAGGTGCTGGTGAACGACTACGGCGGCTCCTTCGACACCATGACCGCCGGCACCACCGAGGTCGCCCAGGCCGTGGTCGAGGAGATCAAGGCCGCCGGCGGCGACGCAGTCGCCGACGGATCCTCGGTCGGCACCGCGGAAAGCGCCCGCGGCATCGTCGAGGCCGCCGTGAACGCCTTCGGCCGGGTCGACATCCTGGTCAACAACGCCGGCGGCAGTCGCCCGTTCCACGCCGTCGATGAGGACACCGACGGGCACCTCGAAGGGGAGATCCGCACCAACCTGATCGGCGCGATGACGCTGATGCGCCGGGTCTGGCCGCTGATGCGCGAACAAGGCTACGGCCGCATCGTCAACACCTCCTCCAACACCGTCCTCGGTCAGCAGGGCATGCTCGGTTACGTCGCGGCCAAGGGCGGCGTCATCGGCATCTCCAGCGCCGCGGCCATCGAGGGCAAACCGCTCGGCATTCTGGTCAACACCGTCTTCCCGCAGGCCTACACCCGCAGCGTCGAGGAGACCGCCGACCCCGGCGCCATGGAATGGTTCCGCTCCCACACTCCCGAACTGGTGGGGGAGGGCGTGGCGTACCTGTGCAGCCGGGACTGCGACGCCTCGGGCGGCCTCTTCCGGATCGGCGGCGGACGTTTCAGCCGCTACGCCGTCTACGGCAACGCCGGCGTCAGCGACGACGCGCTCACCGCAGAGTTCGTCGCCGAGCACTTCGAACAGGCCAGCGACATGAGCGCCGCCGAGCACGTGACCGACGCCGCCTACGACATGACCCGCTTCAACGCCGCCCTGGCCGCCAACTGGCAGGGCGATTTGAAGGAGGACTGGAAGAAGTGA
- a CDS encoding acryloyl-CoA reductase, producing the protein MPETFNAFVVNKDDSGFNAGVQQLTLADLPDGDITVRVQYSSVNFKDGLACLPESPVVTSYPMVPGIDLAGTVVKSSNPRFSEGQEVLAIGQALGIAQFGGYAEYARLSSDWVEPLPEGLTLREAMALGTAGFTAGLAIQRLEDNGLQPGDGPVLVTGATGGVGSVAVNMLAGRGYEVAASTGKSSEHEYLQSLGASKILSREDVSGASDSPLEAELWAGAVDPVGADTTAYLLRTTRYGGSVATCGLTGGFAIATTVLPFILRGVNLLGIDSVQCPASLRAKVWRRLGSDLKPSALADSITNEIGLEEIPSVAGPILGGAVKGRTLVRI; encoded by the coding sequence ATGCCCGAGACCTTCAACGCCTTCGTCGTGAACAAGGACGACAGCGGCTTCAACGCCGGCGTCCAGCAACTCACGCTCGCCGACCTGCCCGACGGTGACATCACCGTGCGGGTGCAGTACTCCAGCGTCAACTTCAAGGACGGCCTGGCCTGCCTGCCGGAAAGCCCGGTGGTGACCAGCTACCCCATGGTCCCCGGGATCGATCTGGCCGGAACCGTCGTCAAGTCCAGCAACCCCCGGTTCAGCGAGGGCCAGGAGGTCCTCGCGATCGGGCAGGCCCTGGGCATCGCCCAGTTCGGCGGTTACGCCGAGTACGCCCGGCTCTCCAGCGACTGGGTCGAGCCGCTGCCCGAGGGCCTGACCCTGCGCGAGGCGATGGCGCTGGGCACCGCCGGCTTCACCGCCGGCCTGGCGATTCAGCGCCTCGAGGACAACGGCCTGCAGCCCGGCGACGGTCCGGTGCTGGTCACCGGCGCCACCGGCGGCGTCGGCAGCGTGGCGGTCAATATGCTGGCCGGTCGCGGCTACGAGGTGGCCGCCAGCACCGGCAAGTCCAGCGAGCACGAGTACCTGCAGAGCCTGGGCGCCTCGAAGATCCTCAGCCGCGAGGACGTCTCCGGCGCGAGCGACAGCCCGCTGGAGGCCGAATTGTGGGCCGGCGCCGTGGATCCCGTCGGCGCCGACACCACCGCCTACCTGCTGCGCACCACCCGCTACGGCGGCTCGGTGGCCACCTGCGGCCTGACCGGCGGCTTCGCCATCGCCACCACGGTGCTGCCGTTCATTCTGCGCGGGGTCAACCTGCTGGGCATCGACTCGGTGCAGTGCCCCGCCTCGCTGCGCGCCAAGGTGTGGCGCCGGCTGGGGTCCGACCTCAAGCCGAGCGCGCTGGCCGACAGCATCACCAACGAAATCGGTCTGGAGGAGATCCCCTCGGTGGCCGGTCCGATCCTCGGCGGCGCCGTCAAGGGCCGCACCCTGGTCCGGATCTAG
- a CDS encoding putative quinol monooxygenase: MGEIMIIATFPTLTDENRGEFTKRADEAIALAQNEPGTMRYDWHFPEDKSRWVVVEQYIDSDAVLAHLANQGAGIAGLAKLAGGLNLQVFGDLSPQLAQALQAAAPPVYSRFAGK, translated from the coding sequence ATGGGCGAAATCATGATCATCGCCACCTTCCCGACACTCACCGACGAGAACCGCGGCGAGTTCACCAAGCGCGCCGACGAGGCGATCGCGCTGGCTCAGAACGAGCCGGGCACCATGCGCTACGACTGGCACTTCCCCGAGGACAAATCCCGCTGGGTCGTCGTCGAGCAGTACATCGACTCCGACGCGGTGCTGGCGCACCTCGCCAACCAGGGCGCGGGCATCGCCGGGCTGGCCAAGCTGGCCGGCGGGCTCAACCTGCAGGTCTTCGGTGATCTGTCGCCGCAGCTGGCGCAGGCGCTGCAGGCCGCCGCTCCCCCGGTCTACAGCAGGTTCGCCGGCAAGTAG
- a CDS encoding NADP-dependent oxidoreductase, with translation MKAVGFAERGGAEVMQILDLPQRADAQQGEIRLKVLAASVNPVDIAMRVGSSAAPLAEAPPYVPGMDAAGVIEQIGPGTETDLQVGDVVMAVVIPRGSMGAYAEQVIVPAESVARIPAGRSVAEAATIPMNGLTARLALDTLNLKPGETVAVTGAAGLLGGYVIQLAKHDGLHVVADASTDDEALVKKLGADVVLRRGRGFAERVRALLPDGAHGAVDAAVVNELLEPAVRDGGSIATVRGFSRPNDRNVSYEVIFVPKYARNQAALDQLRRQVEDGVLTVRLAATMPIDQAADAQRILEKGGLRGRIVLEV, from the coding sequence GTGAAAGCCGTTGGATTCGCCGAACGAGGCGGAGCCGAGGTCATGCAGATCCTCGACCTGCCGCAGCGCGCGGACGCCCAGCAGGGTGAGATCCGCCTCAAGGTGCTGGCCGCCTCGGTCAACCCCGTCGACATCGCCATGCGGGTCGGCTCCAGCGCCGCGCCGCTGGCCGAGGCGCCGCCGTACGTCCCCGGCATGGACGCCGCGGGCGTCATCGAGCAGATCGGCCCGGGCACCGAGACGGACCTGCAGGTCGGTGATGTGGTGATGGCCGTGGTCATTCCGCGTGGGTCGATGGGCGCCTACGCCGAGCAGGTCATCGTTCCCGCCGAGTCGGTCGCCCGAATCCCCGCCGGCCGCAGCGTCGCCGAGGCCGCGACCATCCCGATGAACGGGCTGACCGCCCGGCTGGCGCTGGACACCCTCAATCTGAAACCCGGTGAGACCGTGGCCGTCACGGGCGCGGCCGGGCTGCTCGGCGGCTACGTCATCCAGTTGGCCAAACACGACGGGCTGCACGTCGTCGCCGACGCGTCCACCGACGACGAGGCACTGGTCAAGAAGCTCGGCGCCGACGTGGTGCTGCGCCGCGGCCGGGGGTTCGCAGAACGGGTGCGGGCGCTGCTGCCCGACGGCGCGCACGGCGCGGTGGACGCCGCGGTGGTCAACGAACTGCTCGAACCGGCCGTGCGCGACGGCGGGTCCATCGCCACGGTGCGCGGATTCAGTCGGCCCAACGACCGCAACGTCAGCTATGAGGTGATCTTCGTCCCGAAGTACGCCCGCAACCAGGCGGCGCTGGACCAGCTGCGCCGGCAGGTCGAGGACGGAGTGCTCACCGTCCGGCTGGCCGCGACCATGCCGATCGACCAGGCCGCCGACGCGCAGCGGATCCTGGAGAAGGGTGGCCTCCGCGGGCGGATCGTGCTGGAGGTTTAG
- a CDS encoding DUF732 domain-containing protein: protein MRPARAAVLLTGAVLGAGLASGAVGIGVAHADGASYIRKLNEAGINTVRGEFELKEMGYAVCELRKRGFPPKQWATQGVWNSQLHPPYGWTEAQANFVVDTAVAELCDDRDGPPPYVPLP from the coding sequence ATGCGACCCGCCCGCGCAGCGGTCTTGCTGACCGGGGCCGTGCTCGGCGCCGGCCTGGCCTCCGGCGCCGTCGGCATCGGCGTCGCGCACGCCGACGGCGCCTCCTACATCCGCAAGCTCAACGAAGCCGGAATCAACACCGTCCGTGGCGAATTCGAGCTCAAGGAAATGGGCTACGCGGTCTGCGAACTGCGCAAGCGCGGGTTCCCGCCGAAACAGTGGGCCACCCAGGGCGTGTGGAACTCCCAACTTCACCCGCCGTATGGCTGGACCGAGGCACAAGCCAATTTTGTTGTGGACACCGCGGTTGCGGAACTGTGCGACGACCGCGATGGTCCGCCGCCGTATGTTCCGCTGCCCTGA
- a CDS encoding MlaD family protein, with protein MMLKAGAVFLAFTAMIAGFLFYVADLGVRVRPPEHRTNLAMDVADVNNLVPGSNVLLRGVPIGKVDRIESSVANATIHFYLDNAYPVPADSVIRLENLSALGESYLEIEPRSADGPLFADGQLIAADSIVAPGSISELGATVVRTLRQLDPGQLQNVVNQADAALPDPFTVLPNLERAGKVLHNTTSGLNGQGKQALENLQSLLENAGFVGTMLADAAPHLKASGPLLKRVWDGAMRFPLRNDMPGDVYIFGKFMQRLQQLLDDRGADLRVLMEPLTANVQAIASALSNVDSSQILTNLLAAVPPDGAIELHVSLPPGGR; from the coding sequence ATGATGCTCAAAGCCGGCGCGGTCTTCCTCGCGTTCACCGCCATGATCGCCGGATTCCTGTTCTACGTCGCCGATCTCGGCGTACGGGTTCGCCCGCCGGAACATCGGACAAACCTCGCCATGGACGTGGCCGACGTGAACAACCTGGTCCCCGGCTCGAATGTGTTGCTGCGCGGCGTCCCGATCGGCAAGGTCGACCGCATCGAGTCCTCGGTTGCGAATGCCACCATCCACTTCTACCTGGACAACGCCTACCCGGTGCCGGCCGACAGCGTCATCCGGCTGGAGAACCTCTCCGCGTTGGGGGAGTCCTACCTGGAGATCGAACCGCGCAGCGCCGACGGCCCGCTGTTCGCCGACGGCCAGCTGATCGCCGCCGATTCAATCGTCGCTCCGGGGTCGATTTCCGAGCTCGGCGCGACGGTGGTCCGCACCCTGCGCCAGCTGGACCCGGGTCAGTTGCAGAACGTGGTCAACCAGGCCGACGCCGCGCTGCCGGACCCGTTCACGGTGCTGCCGAACCTGGAGCGCGCCGGAAAGGTGTTGCACAACACCACATCCGGTCTCAACGGGCAGGGCAAGCAGGCGCTGGAGAATCTGCAGAGCCTGCTGGAGAACGCCGGCTTCGTCGGGACGATGCTGGCCGATGCCGCGCCGCACCTCAAGGCCAGCGGGCCGTTGCTGAAGCGGGTGTGGGACGGCGCCATGCGTTTCCCGCTGCGCAACGACATGCCCGGCGACGTCTACATATTCGGCAAGTTCATGCAGCGCCTGCAGCAACTGCTCGATGACCGCGGCGCCGATCTGCGGGTGCTGATGGAGCCGCTGACCGCGAACGTGCAGGCCATCGCCAGCGCGCTGAGCAACGTCGACAGCAGCCAGATCCTGACGAATCTGCTGGCCGCGGTGCCCCCGGACGGGGCCATCGAATTGCACGTGAGCCTCCCGCCGGGAGGCCGCTGA
- a CDS encoding MlaD family protein: MKIRIAVAIGALLCATALTGCSNLSWLTVDSVPLPGHSQTNGYDIVAEFANVLNLPDRAKVVMDGTTVGEVTGVREVGTHVDVTARVHEGVAVPSNVTAVLQQATVLGDIYLALERPADLTEPSAPLAADGRIPLAQTISPPQLEDTIANMANFIGSGSIQRAQDTLVKLNRITPPKDEVRRIVTQVTTDLNALSNDLDTVDIMINSLQDTSTVARNWEPQMSFWFTPEGVRGFERSTVIAREFGNLLPSVGTIYSKGFYMVPTFSSGANAMEAIKGAKRVVEDEYPQWRRFINEFYLPNQKYPAINITSIVGPDGRELSGNVEQVLRMLGAVP, from the coding sequence ATGAAGATTCGGATTGCCGTGGCGATCGGCGCGCTGCTCTGCGCAACCGCCCTGACCGGGTGTTCCAACCTGTCCTGGCTGACGGTGGACTCGGTGCCGCTGCCCGGCCACAGCCAGACCAACGGCTACGACATCGTCGCTGAATTCGCCAATGTGCTGAACCTGCCGGACCGCGCCAAGGTGGTGATGGACGGCACCACCGTCGGCGAGGTCACCGGCGTCCGCGAGGTCGGAACCCACGTCGACGTCACCGCCCGCGTCCACGAGGGCGTCGCGGTCCCGTCGAACGTCACCGCGGTGCTGCAGCAGGCCACCGTCCTCGGCGACATCTACCTGGCGCTGGAGCGCCCCGCGGATCTGACCGAGCCGTCCGCGCCGCTGGCCGCCGACGGACGGATCCCGTTGGCGCAGACCATCTCCCCGCCGCAACTGGAGGACACCATCGCCAATATGGCGAACTTCATCGGCAGCGGATCGATCCAACGCGCCCAGGACACCCTGGTGAAACTGAACCGGATCACCCCGCCCAAGGACGAGGTGCGCCGCATCGTCACCCAGGTCACCACCGACCTCAACGCGCTCTCGAACGACCTCGACACCGTCGACATCATGATCAACAGCCTGCAGGACACCTCGACGGTGGCCCGCAACTGGGAACCGCAGATGAGCTTCTGGTTCACCCCGGAAGGCGTGCGCGGCTTCGAACGATCCACAGTGATCGCCCGAGAGTTCGGCAACCTGCTGCCCTCGGTCGGCACCATCTACAGCAAGGGCTTCTACATGGTGCCCACGTTCTCCTCCGGCGCCAACGCGATGGAGGCGATCAAGGGCGCCAAGCGGGTGGTGGAGGACGAGTACCCGCAGTGGCGGCGATTCATCAACGAGTTCTACCTGCCCAACCAGAAGTACCCGGCGATCAACATCACCTCGATCGTCGGCCCCGACGGACGCGAGCTGTCCGGAAACGTCGAACAGGTGCTGCGGATGTTGGGAGCGGTCCCATGA